A genomic window from Treponema maltophilum ATCC 51939 includes:
- a CDS encoding IS481 family transposase, with translation MSSISEIYRVRQRAIEYAIKHNNNSKAAVKYKTSRQQIKRWRDRYDGTVQSLLPKSRRPKSHPNQHTQEEVGMVMKKYRKFGYEGLAEVYVKARKEGYSRTYDSMCKIIRKMKGNAKEKPKKLHKRKKKVEQAKYPGERVQIDIKYVPEECIQFGTRDQKYYQITALDEYTRKRVLRIADEKSTYQTAKFLENLEREQGFDIKKVQTDNGKEFTNSESDKKTLFELKLEEKGIEYVTTRPYSPWENGKVERSHRLDSKYYADKKFKSKEELLRAIRKYNTRYNNISRKVLGFKSPNEVLKEYKQNQ, from the coding sequence ATGAGTAGTATATCAGAAATATACCGTGTTCGTCAACGGGCAATTGAGTATGCAATAAAACATAATAATAATTCAAAGGCAGCAGTGAAGTATAAGACATCACGTCAGCAGATAAAACGTTGGAGAGACAGATACGACGGCACAGTCCAGTCTCTCCTGCCAAAAAGCAGAAGACCTAAAAGCCACCCAAACCAGCACACGCAAGAAGAAGTAGGGATGGTTATGAAAAAGTACAGGAAATTTGGCTATGAAGGGCTGGCAGAAGTTTATGTCAAAGCGAGAAAGGAAGGCTATAGCCGTACATACGATTCAATGTGCAAGATAATAAGGAAAATGAAGGGCAATGCCAAAGAAAAGCCTAAAAAGCTGCATAAAAGAAAAAAAAAGGTTGAACAGGCGAAGTACCCTGGGGAAAGAGTACAGATAGACATAAAATATGTTCCGGAAGAATGCATACAGTTTGGTACACGTGACCAGAAGTATTATCAAATAACGGCATTAGATGAATATACAAGAAAAAGAGTGTTAAGGATAGCAGATGAAAAAAGCACCTATCAGACCGCAAAGTTTCTAGAGAACTTGGAAAGGGAGCAGGGATTTGACATAAAGAAAGTTCAGACAGACAATGGGAAAGAGTTCACAAATTCTGAAAGTGATAAGAAAACACTGTTTGAGCTGAAACTGGAGGAGAAGGGGATAGAGTACGTGACAACCCGTCCATATTCGCCATGGGAGAATGGAAAAGTGGAAAGAAGCCACAGGCTTGACAGCAAGTACTATGCAGACAAGAAATTTAAAAGCAAGGAAGAACTGTTAAGGGCAATAAGGAAATACAATACAAGATACAACAACATATCAAGAAAAGTACTAGGCTTTAAGAGTCCAAATGAAGTGTTAAAAGAGTACAAGCAAAATCAGTAG